In a genomic window of Shouchella clausii:
- a CDS encoding helix-turn-helix domain-containing protein, which yields MFASRLKECRIKKQLTMKELGQALNMAQSTISGYENGTRKPDLDNLARLADYFNVSTDYLIGRLDSNDSFILHSDQLTSDEKLFLADCLQLYRKHCATNKV from the coding sequence ATGTTTGCATCACGATTAAAAGAATGCCGCATTAAAAAGCAGTTGACAATGAAAGAACTGGGCCAAGCGTTAAATATGGCACAATCTACAATTTCAGGTTATGAGAATGGCACCAGAAAACCTGACTTAGACAATTTGGCCCGCCTTGCCGACTACTTTAATGTTAGCACTGATTATTTGATAGGCCGACTGGACTCAAACGATTCCTTTATACTCCATTCTGATCAGCTCACTAGCGATGAAAAATTGTTTCTAGCAGATTGCTTGCAGCTATACAGAAAACATTGTGCAACAAACAAGGTATAA
- the fumC gene encoding class II fumarate hydratase: METRTERDTIGEIEVPADRFWGAQTQRSLENFKIGTEKIPFEVVLAFAHLKKAAAIVNGRLKGLDSRKVEAITYAADKVIEGGLEDHFPLVVWQTGSGTQSNMNMNEVLAYLANQYLDENGHHDVRVHPNDDVNHSQSSNDTFPTAMHVATVVFAEENLLPAIRAFKDTLAEKEEAFADVVKIGRTHLQDATPLTFGQEISGWKHMLQTCETLISEALEHVRSLTIGGTAVGTGLNAPIGFSKEVSAQLTNQTGVTFKASENFFHGLTSHDELVHFHGALKALAADAFKIANDIRLLASGPRCGIGEVLIPANEPGSSIMPGKVNPTQSEALTMVAAQVMGNDAAVGFAASQGHFQLNVFKPVIIYNVLQSMRLLADGLNNFRNKCLVGLKADEEKMTQLLNESLMLVTALNPHIGYENAAKIAKKAHAENTTLKEAAIESGLLTEEQFDEYVVPKEMIAPK, encoded by the coding sequence ATGGAAACGCGTACAGAAAGAGATACAATCGGCGAAATCGAAGTTCCAGCAGACCGTTTTTGGGGCGCACAAACACAGCGTAGCCTGGAAAACTTTAAAATTGGCACCGAAAAAATTCCTTTTGAAGTTGTTCTCGCCTTCGCCCACTTGAAGAAAGCTGCAGCGATTGTCAATGGGCGCTTAAAAGGACTCGATTCTCGCAAAGTTGAAGCGATTACATATGCAGCCGACAAAGTTATTGAGGGCGGACTCGAAGATCATTTCCCTTTAGTTGTCTGGCAAACAGGCAGCGGCACGCAGTCTAACATGAATATGAATGAAGTGCTGGCCTACTTAGCGAACCAATACTTGGATGAAAATGGACATCATGATGTTCGTGTCCACCCAAACGACGATGTCAACCACTCACAAAGTTCAAACGATACATTTCCAACAGCAATGCATGTCGCTACTGTCGTTTTTGCGGAAGAAAACCTCCTTCCAGCGATTCGCGCCTTCAAAGACACACTTGCTGAAAAAGAAGAGGCCTTTGCGGATGTTGTGAAAATTGGCCGTACACACTTGCAAGATGCGACCCCGCTCACATTTGGGCAAGAAATCAGCGGTTGGAAACATATGCTCCAAACATGCGAAACACTGATTAGCGAAGCACTTGAACATGTACGCTCTCTTACGATCGGCGGAACCGCTGTTGGCACTGGCTTAAACGCGCCAATCGGTTTTAGCAAAGAAGTTTCTGCTCAACTTACAAACCAAACAGGCGTAACGTTTAAAGCATCGGAAAACTTTTTCCATGGCTTGACAAGCCACGACGAGCTTGTTCATTTTCATGGCGCATTGAAAGCACTAGCTGCCGATGCATTTAAAATTGCAAACGACATTCGCTTACTTGCAAGCGGGCCGCGCTGTGGCATTGGTGAAGTGTTAATTCCAGCCAATGAACCAGGAAGCTCGATCATGCCTGGCAAAGTCAATCCGACACAAAGTGAAGCGTTAACGATGGTAGCCGCCCAAGTTATGGGGAACGATGCGGCAGTCGGCTTTGCCGCAAGCCAAGGCCATTTTCAGCTAAATGTATTTAAACCAGTCATTATTTACAACGTCCTTCAATCGATGCGCCTTCTGGCAGACGGGCTGAACAACTTCCGCAACAAATGTTTAGTTGGCTTAAAAGCAGATGAAGAAAAAATGACGCAATTGCTAAATGAATCCCTTATGCTTGTAACTGCTCTAAACCCGCACATCGGCTACGAAAATGCCGCAAAAATTGCGAAAAAAGCACATGCTGAAAACACAACACTTAAAGAAGCTGCTATTGAGTCAGGGTTGCTGACTGAAGAACAATTTGATGAATATGTAGTGCCAAAGGAAATGATTGCTCCAAAATAA
- a CDS encoding helix-turn-helix domain-containing protein — MSESSIRILRTKKGYSLEEVAKEVGISAGYLSQIESGKRQVSAEIAKLIAKLFSVDREELFEATRFKAIRQEKK, encoded by the coding sequence ATGAGTGAAAGTAGCATTCGAATTTTGCGAACCAAAAAAGGCTATAGCCTTGAGGAAGTAGCAAAAGAGGTAGGGATTTCAGCGGGATATTTGTCGCAAATTGAATCGGGCAAGCGCCAAGTCAGCGCTGAAATCGCGAAGCTAATTGCAAAATTATTTAGCGTTGATCGGGAAGAACTTTTTGAAGCAACGCGTTTTAAAGCGATTCGCCAAGAAAAGAAATAA
- the msrB gene encoding peptide-methionine (R)-S-oxide reductase MsrB → MTKPQKDVLKKKLTPMQYFVTQENGTEPPFQNEYYETEEEGIYVDVVSGKPLFSSKDKYDAGCGWPSFTKPIDEAEIIEKEDRSHFMVRTEVRSKNADSHLGHVFPDGPGPNGLRYCINSAALRFIPKTKLKEAGYGAYEELFD, encoded by the coding sequence ATGACCAAGCCACAAAAAGACGTGTTAAAAAAGAAATTAACGCCGATGCAATACTTCGTAACTCAAGAAAATGGCACGGAACCGCCTTTTCAAAATGAATATTATGAAACAGAAGAGGAAGGCATCTATGTAGACGTTGTTTCAGGTAAACCGCTTTTTTCTTCAAAGGATAAATATGACGCAGGCTGTGGTTGGCCAAGCTTCACCAAACCGATTGATGAAGCAGAAATCATCGAAAAAGAAGACAGGAGCCATTTTATGGTGCGTACAGAAGTACGGAGTAAAAACGCTGACTCCCATTTGGGGCATGTCTTTCCAGATGGCCCAGGGCCAAACGGACTTCGCTACTGCATCAACTCTGCTGCATTGCGGTTTATTCCTAAAACAAAACTCAAAGAAGCGGGCTACGGCGCCTACGAAGAGCTATTTGACTAA